From a single Aspergillus puulaauensis MK2 DNA, chromosome 2, nearly complete sequence genomic region:
- a CDS encoding uncharacterized protein (TransMembrane:1 (o15-32i);~antiSMASH:Cluster_2.14), which translates to MAKDTALHLPLGLESVGWVLGLLTTSILYLFWSPKSQIPRPPVVNKYWWDFFQIKAKRDFDARAEDLIKLGLSKARAKSTERGVDDTGQSSLTATVASCV; encoded by the coding sequence aTGGCCAAAGACACTGCGCTGCACTTGCCGCTGGGGCTGGAGTCGGTAGGGTGGGTTCTTGGGCTCCTGACAACCAGCATACTCTACCTCTTCTGGTCGCCAAAGTCCCAGATCCCCCGGCCTCCAGTGGTGAATAAATATTGGTGGGATTTCTTTCAGATCAAGGCAAAGCGTGACTTCGATGCCCGGGCGGAGGACTTGATCAAGCTCGGGCTTTCCAAGGCAAGGGCCAAAAGCACGGAGAGAGGCGTCGATGATACTGGGCAGTCCTCGCTAACAGCTACAGTCGCCTCTTGCGTTTGA